In one window of Trachemys scripta elegans isolate TJP31775 chromosome 5, CAS_Tse_1.0, whole genome shotgun sequence DNA:
- the SMOX gene encoding spermine oxidase isoform X1 produces the protein MQSCETSSDSTDDPLSSGLRRKRQPRIVVIGAGLAGLSATKSLLENGFTDVTILEASDRIGGRVQSVKLENATFELGATWIHGSNGNPVYHLAEDNGLLEETTDGERSIGRISLYSKNGVAYHLTNNGQRIPKDVVEEFSDLYNEVYNLTQEFFQRGKPVNAESQNSVGVFTRDVVRKRIKADPDDSETTRRLKLAMIQQYLKVESCESSSHSMDEVSLSEFGEWTEIPGAHHVIPCGFIKIVEILAHSIPESVIQLRKPVKCIHWNQSVSKEIERVADHNSDRPEEDQGYHVFVECEDCEFILADHVIVTVSLGVLKKYHESLFHPGLPEEKVMAIQKLGISTTDKIFLEFEEPFWSPECNSIQFVWEDEAESESLTYPEELWYKKICSFDVLYPPERYGYVLSGWICGEEALIMEKYDDETVAETCTEMLRKFTGNPNIPKPRRILRSSWGSNPNFRGSYSYTQVGSSGADVEKLAKPLPYTESSKTVPMQVMFSGEATHRKYYSTTHGALLSGQREAAHLIEMYQDLLQCRN, from the exons AACATCTTCAGACAGCACTGATGATCCTCTTAGTAGTGGCCTACGGAGAAAACGACAGCCTCGAATAGTAGTTATTGGTGCTGGACTTGCGGGCCTGTCAGCTACAAAATCTCTCCTGGAAAACGGTTTCACGGATGTAACAATCCTTGAGGCGTCTGACCGAATTGGAGGCAGAGTGCAAAGCGTCAAACTTG AGAACGCCACTTTTGAACTGGGAGCTACGTGGATCCATGGTTCAAATGGAAACCCAGTCTATCATCTAGCAGAAGACAATGGCTTACTTGAAGAGACCACTGATGGTGAGAGAAGCATTGGCCGTATCAGTCTTTACTCCAAGAATGGGGTGGCTTATCACCTTACCAACAATGGGCAGAGGATTCCGAAAGATGTGGTTGAAGAATTCAGTGATTTATACAACGAG GTCTATAACCTGACTCAGGAGTTCTTTCAACGTGGTAAACCAGTCAATGCTGAGAGCCAGAATAGTGTGGGCGTCTTCACACGGGATGTGGTGCGCAAACGCATCAAAGCCGATCCAGATGACTCGGAGACCACCAGGAGGCTAAAACTAGCCATGATCCAGCAATATCTTAAG GTGGAGAGCTGTGAGAGTAGCTCCCATAGCATGGACGAGGTCTCGCTCAGTGAATTCGGAGAATGGACTGAAATCCCTGGGGCCCATCACGTCATTCCTTGTGGCTTTATCAAGATTGTGGAGATCCTGGCCCATTCCATTCCAGAGTCGGTCATCCAGCTCCGCAAGCCAGTCAAGTGCATCCACTGGAACCAGTCGGTCAGCAAGGAGATTGAGCGTGTGGCCGACCACAACAGTGACCGCCCCGAGGAGGACCAGGGCTACCATGTCTTTGTGGAGTGTGAGGACTGTGAGTTCATCCTCGCCGACCACGTCATCGTGACCGTATCGCTGGGGGTCCTGAAGAAGTACCATGAGAGCCTGTTCCACCCTGGCCTGCCTGAGGAGAAGGTGATGGCCATTCAGAAACTGGGCATTAGCACCACCGACAAAATCTTCCTGGAGTTTGAAGAGCCCTTCTGGAGTCCTGAATGCAACAGCATCCAGTTCGTCTGGGAGGATGAGGCAGAGAGTGAGAGTTTGACTTACCCTGAGGAGTTGTGGTACAAGAAGATCTGCAGCTTTGATGTCCTATACCCACCGGAGCGGTATGGCTATGTGCTGAGTGGCTGGATCTGCGGGGAGGAGGCTTTGATCATGGAGAAGTACGACGATGAAACTGTGGCAGAAACGTGCACTGAGATGCTGCGTAAATTTACAG GGAATCCAAACATTCCGAAACCTCGCCGCATCCTGCGGTCCTCCTGGGGCAGCAATCCCAACTTCCGAGGATCCTATTCTTACACCCAGGTTGGGTCTAGCGGGGCTGATGTGGAGAAGCTTGCCAAGCCACTGCCTTATACGGAAAGCTCCAAGACGGTT CCTATGCAGGTGATGTTTTCGGGGGAGGCCACTCATAGGAAGTATTATTCCACTACCCATGGTGCTTTGCTTTCCGGCCAGAGAGAGGCTGCTCACCTCATTGAAATGTACCAAGACCTCTTACAATGCAGGAACTGA
- the SMOX gene encoding spermine oxidase isoform X2, which produces MQSCETSSDSTDDPLSSGLRRKRQPRIVVIGAGLAGLSATKSLLENGFTDVTILEASDRIGGRVQSVKLENATFELGATWIHGSNGNPVYHLAEDNGLLEETTDGERSIGRISLYSKNGVAYHLTNNGQRIPKDVVEEFSDLYNEVYNLTQEFFQRGKPVNAESQNSVGVFTRDVVRKRIKADPDDSETTRRLKLAMIQQYLKVESCESSSHSMDEVSLSEFGEWTEIPGAHHVIPCGFIKIVEILAHSIPESVIQLRKPVKCIHWNQSVSKEIERVADHNSDRPEEDQGYHVFVECEDCEFILADHVIVTVSLGVLKKYHESLFHPGLPEEKVMAIQKLGISTTDKIFLEFEEPFWSPECNSIQFVWEDEAESESLTYPEELWYKKICSFDVLYPPERYGYVLSGWICGEEALIMEKYDDETVAETCTEMLRKFTAYAGDVFGGGHS; this is translated from the exons AACATCTTCAGACAGCACTGATGATCCTCTTAGTAGTGGCCTACGGAGAAAACGACAGCCTCGAATAGTAGTTATTGGTGCTGGACTTGCGGGCCTGTCAGCTACAAAATCTCTCCTGGAAAACGGTTTCACGGATGTAACAATCCTTGAGGCGTCTGACCGAATTGGAGGCAGAGTGCAAAGCGTCAAACTTG AGAACGCCACTTTTGAACTGGGAGCTACGTGGATCCATGGTTCAAATGGAAACCCAGTCTATCATCTAGCAGAAGACAATGGCTTACTTGAAGAGACCACTGATGGTGAGAGAAGCATTGGCCGTATCAGTCTTTACTCCAAGAATGGGGTGGCTTATCACCTTACCAACAATGGGCAGAGGATTCCGAAAGATGTGGTTGAAGAATTCAGTGATTTATACAACGAG GTCTATAACCTGACTCAGGAGTTCTTTCAACGTGGTAAACCAGTCAATGCTGAGAGCCAGAATAGTGTGGGCGTCTTCACACGGGATGTGGTGCGCAAACGCATCAAAGCCGATCCAGATGACTCGGAGACCACCAGGAGGCTAAAACTAGCCATGATCCAGCAATATCTTAAG GTGGAGAGCTGTGAGAGTAGCTCCCATAGCATGGACGAGGTCTCGCTCAGTGAATTCGGAGAATGGACTGAAATCCCTGGGGCCCATCACGTCATTCCTTGTGGCTTTATCAAGATTGTGGAGATCCTGGCCCATTCCATTCCAGAGTCGGTCATCCAGCTCCGCAAGCCAGTCAAGTGCATCCACTGGAACCAGTCGGTCAGCAAGGAGATTGAGCGTGTGGCCGACCACAACAGTGACCGCCCCGAGGAGGACCAGGGCTACCATGTCTTTGTGGAGTGTGAGGACTGTGAGTTCATCCTCGCCGACCACGTCATCGTGACCGTATCGCTGGGGGTCCTGAAGAAGTACCATGAGAGCCTGTTCCACCCTGGCCTGCCTGAGGAGAAGGTGATGGCCATTCAGAAACTGGGCATTAGCACCACCGACAAAATCTTCCTGGAGTTTGAAGAGCCCTTCTGGAGTCCTGAATGCAACAGCATCCAGTTCGTCTGGGAGGATGAGGCAGAGAGTGAGAGTTTGACTTACCCTGAGGAGTTGTGGTACAAGAAGATCTGCAGCTTTGATGTCCTATACCCACCGGAGCGGTATGGCTATGTGCTGAGTGGCTGGATCTGCGGGGAGGAGGCTTTGATCATGGAGAAGTACGACGATGAAACTGTGGCAGAAACGTGCACTGAGATGCTGCGTAAATTTACAG CCTATGCAGGTGATGTTTTCGGGGGAGGCCACTCATAG